One Coffea arabica cultivar ET-39 chromosome 5e, Coffea Arabica ET-39 HiFi, whole genome shotgun sequence DNA segment encodes these proteins:
- the LOC140006912 gene encoding uncharacterized protein, giving the protein MDWLARYNVQLNCRINIVELCIPGKATLKLDVRGKLASSALISGIRIRKLLSKGPQGYLAFLINTLGDKVNLEDMLIVKDFPDVFPEELEFLPPERDIAFKIDVIPGVVPISKTPYRMAPAELKELKMQLQDLLERDFIRESDSPWGAPVLFFKKKNGSLKLLYSKNVKDHEKHLRIVLQILREHQLYAKFSKCEFWLREVTFLGHIISKDGIKVDPVKVEAVSK; this is encoded by the exons atggattggctagcccgttataatgtCCAGTTGAACTGCCGAATAAATATTGTAGAATTGTGCATTCCAGGGAAGGCAACCCTGAagttggatgtaaggggtaaattGGCTTCGTCTGCACTTATATCAGGGATTCggattagaaaattattaagtaaGGGACCCCAAGGCTACTTGGCCTTTCTAATCAACACTCTTggtgataaggtgaatttggaggacATGCTTATAGTGAAAGACTTTCCAGATGTATTTCCTGAAGAATTAGAGTTtttacccccggaacgggatatagcttttaagattgatgtgattCCGGGAGTAGTACCAATCTCTAAGACACCATATCGGATGGCACCAGCTGAGTTGAAAGAGTTGAAAATGCAACTGCAGGACTTGTTAGAACGGGATTTTATACGGGAAAGTGATTCGCCATGGGGAGCCCCAGTTCTGTTTTTTAAGAAGAAGAACGGGAGTTTGAAACTGt tgtattctaagaatgtaaAAGACCATGAGAAGCATTTGAGAATTGTCTTACAGATTTTGAGGGAACaccagttatatgctaagttcaGCAAATGTGAATTCTGGTTGAGggaagtgactttcttgggacacataatttctaaggatgggattaaagtagATCCAGttaaagttgaagctgtttcgaaatag